The genome window CGGTAGGCGTTGACCAGACGGTCCACGTAGGGATTGTCGATCGGCCGCACCACGAATTTCAGCGGGTGGCCATAGAGCGCATGGGCAAAGGGACACAGCTCCCAGGCTCCGTAGTGGGCAGTCAGAAAAAGGGTGCCGTTGCCCCGGCGAAGAGATTCGGCGAAATGGTCAAAGCCGTCATAGACCACCACCCGGGAAATATTGTCACGGTTGAGCCTGGGCAGCCTTGCAAATTCGACCAGCAATCTTCCAAAGTTCTGAAAGACTCCCCGAACCACGGCCTTGGTCTGTTCGGAGGTCCAGTCGGGAAAGGCCAGGTTCAGGTTTCGGGTTGCGGTGCGGCGGAGATGGCCCAGGCTCCGATGGGCCAGGGTGGCAACTCCCCGGGCCAGACACAGGGCAACCCCACGGGGGAGAGTGCCGAAGATACCAAGCAAGAGCCGGGCTGCCAGGTACTCTGCCCTCAGTCGAATCCAGACTGGCAGGGAGGGACGTTTGCTGATGAGGTTGCTCCTTGGGAGTCGTCCGACGCCTCTCGAAATCGGCGCGCCCTTTCAGGAGGGCGCGGGCTGCGGGCGCGGCCCGCCCCCGGTGACACTTGCGGGCTAACCCACCACCTCCAGGCTGCGGGTCTTGAT of Acidobacteriota bacterium contains these proteins:
- a CDS encoding lysophospholipid acyltransferase family protein, translated to MLGIFGTLPRGVALCLARGVATLAHRSLGHLRRTATRNLNLAFPDWTSEQTKAVVRGVFQNFGRLLVEFARLPRLNRDNISRVVVYDGFDHFAESLRRGNGTLFLTAHYGAWELCPFAHALYGHPLKFVVRPIDNPYVDRLVNAYRTASGNQVIRKKDSLREMLRTLKRNEGVGILIDQNTTRDAGVFVDYFGLPACTTTVLAALALRTGATVIPGVLIWDSTRKIHRLHFEPPVEIVQTGDTRADIVENTARFNKILEGLVKQHPDQWLWVHRRWKTRPPGEVSPY